The following are encoded in a window of Pirellulales bacterium genomic DNA:
- a CDS encoding amidase produces the protein MSMTQIPTIHEASELLRAGRTTSRELVDACLARIDRFEDRVQAWVLVDAEGARRQAAERDAELQGGRHRGLLHGVPIGIKDIIDVAGWPTLAGSRLRIGNVAAYDAPVVAKLRKAGAVILGKTVTTEFASFDPPPTRNPWNLARTPAGSSSGSAAAVALGMCIAAMGSQTGGSITRPAAYCGVAGCKPTYGRASLSGIVPLSFHLDHPGPIARDVTDLAIMLSAIAGYDPQDPISIDIPAPTYTAESARETPPRLALLTGFFAEAATADVQASVDEALAKLVAAGATVDRIAPPPSFADVIVNHRRIMAIDAATHHRNNFPERRAEYGPCIAALMDEGLAATVVEFAEALEHQRHFARDLELKLAGYDAIVTPATTTTAPGPETTGDPRFNAPFSYAGLPTVCFPCGLSSVDQMPVGLQLIGGRWTEGPLLSVAHWCEAEIGFSAPPPLLAECAAVG, from the coding sequence ATGAGCATGACACAGATCCCCACGATCCACGAAGCCAGCGAACTGTTGCGCGCGGGTCGGACCACGTCGCGCGAGTTGGTCGACGCCTGCTTGGCGCGGATCGATCGCTTCGAAGATCGGGTGCAAGCCTGGGTGCTGGTCGATGCCGAGGGGGCGCGCCGTCAGGCCGCCGAGCGCGACGCCGAGTTGCAGGGGGGGCGTCACCGCGGGCTCTTGCACGGCGTGCCAATCGGAATCAAGGACATCATCGACGTCGCCGGCTGGCCAACCCTGGCGGGATCACGATTGCGTATCGGCAATGTCGCGGCGTACGACGCGCCAGTCGTTGCCAAACTGCGCAAAGCGGGCGCCGTGATACTTGGCAAGACCGTGACGACCGAGTTCGCCAGCTTCGATCCGCCCCCTACGCGCAATCCTTGGAATCTGGCGCGCACGCCGGCCGGATCGAGCAGCGGGTCCGCCGCGGCCGTCGCGCTCGGCATGTGCATCGCCGCCATGGGTTCGCAAACCGGCGGTTCGATCACGCGACCGGCCGCATATTGTGGCGTCGCCGGCTGCAAGCCGACGTACGGCCGAGCCAGTCTGTCAGGCATCGTTCCGCTGAGCTTTCATCTCGATCATCCAGGGCCGATCGCGCGCGATGTAACGGACCTGGCGATCATGCTCTCGGCCATCGCGGGCTACGATCCGCAGGATCCCATTTCGATCGACATCCCAGCGCCGACGTACACCGCCGAGTCAGCGCGGGAGACGCCGCCGCGACTGGCGCTGCTGACCGGCTTCTTTGCCGAGGCCGCAACGGCCGACGTCCAGGCGAGCGTCGACGAGGCGCTTGCGAAGCTCGTGGCTGCTGGCGCCACGGTCGATCGGATTGCTCCACCACCGAGCTTTGCCGACGTGATCGTAAACCATCGCCGCATCATGGCGATCGATGCCGCAACGCATCATCGCAACAATTTCCCCGAACGACGCGCGGAGTACGGCCCCTGCATCGCGGCGCTAATGGACGAGGGGCTCGCGGCCACGGTGGTCGAGTTTGCCGAGGCGCTCGAGCATCAGCGGCACTTCGCACGCGATTTGGAACTGAAGCTCGCCGGGTACGACGCGATCGTCACGCCCGCCACAACCACCACGGCCCCCGGTCCGGAAACGACCGGCGACCCTCGTTTCAACGCGCCATTCAGCTACGCCGGACTGCCCACGGTCTGCTTTCCGTGCGGCTTGTCGAGCGTCGACCAGATGCCCGTCGGGCTGCAATTGATCGGCGGACGTTGGACCGAAGGACCACTGTTGTCGGTTGCTCATTGGTGCGAGGCCGAGATTGGTTTTTCGGCCCCACCGCCGCTGCTCGCCGAGTGTGCGGCGGTGGGTTAG
- a CDS encoding DJ-1/PfpI family protein gives MSKVLMPIGDATEVLDTMYAFFRLPEDGFEVVVAGPEARMYHMVLHEIPPAADPRWDITRESPGYHLPATIAFRDVDPTEYAGLFVSGGRAPEYLRYDQDLLRVTRHFFETGKPVAALCHGVEILTAADCIRGRRVTTVAKCALDAAQGGATYVNEPCVLDGNLVTARTWHDNTPLLAQFVKMLRNSRQPAVTNSSR, from the coding sequence GTGTCGAAAGTCTTGATGCCGATCGGCGACGCCACCGAAGTGCTGGACACAATGTACGCCTTCTTCCGTTTACCGGAGGATGGATTCGAGGTGGTCGTCGCCGGCCCCGAAGCGCGCATGTATCACATGGTGCTCCACGAGATTCCGCCAGCCGCCGATCCGCGCTGGGACATCACGCGCGAATCGCCCGGGTATCATCTGCCGGCGACGATCGCTTTTCGTGACGTCGATCCGACGGAGTATGCCGGGCTGTTCGTTTCCGGAGGGCGCGCCCCGGAATACCTGCGCTACGATCAAGATTTGCTGCGCGTGACGCGACATTTTTTCGAAACCGGTAAGCCGGTTGCCGCGTTGTGTCACGGCGTCGAAATCCTCACAGCGGCCGATTGCATTCGCGGTCGGCGCGTAACCACCGTCGCGAAGTGTGCGCTCGATGCCGCTCAGGGAGGAGCGACCTACGTCAACGAACCGTGCGTCCTGGACGGCAACCTGGTCACGGCCCGCACCTGGCATGACAATACGCCGCTTTTGGCCCAGTTTGTGAAGATGCTGAGGAATAGTAGGCAGCCGGCAGTGACGAATAGCAGCCGGTAG
- a CDS encoding endonuclease/exonuclease/phosphatase family protein: MLHSTINYESARLRQFRRSVMCGLLVLVAMFAGRATADEPAGELKVMTFNLRYANSKPPNAWQARRPVAKSLIENVKPDVIGTQEGLWQQVKDLETDLPDYGWIGLGRDGGSRGEFMAIFYRKARFEPMEFDHFWLSDTPERIGSTSWGNTNRRMVTWVRFKERDGGQEFYFLNTHFDHQVQQAREKSAALVVKRVDQLMTKLPIILVGDFNAAAGNNPAYDALIKDGKFADSWTAAEKHGPAIGTFHNYAGSKENGPRIDWILTRGPVRAVNTEVVTFSDKEQYPSDHFPVVATLQLNPQ; this comes from the coding sequence ATGTTGCATTCCACGATCAACTACGAATCTGCGCGGCTGCGGCAATTCCGCCGAAGCGTGATGTGCGGCTTGCTCGTACTCGTCGCGATGTTCGCCGGCCGGGCCACGGCCGATGAACCGGCCGGCGAGCTGAAGGTCATGACATTCAATCTGCGCTATGCCAACAGCAAGCCCCCGAATGCCTGGCAAGCGCGGCGGCCGGTTGCCAAATCGTTGATCGAGAACGTCAAACCGGACGTGATCGGCACGCAGGAAGGTCTATGGCAGCAGGTCAAAGACCTGGAAACCGACCTGCCGGACTATGGATGGATCGGCCTGGGCCGCGACGGCGGTAGCCGGGGCGAATTCATGGCGATCTTTTATCGCAAGGCCCGTTTCGAGCCGATGGAGTTCGACCACTTCTGGCTTTCGGACACGCCGGAGCGCATCGGATCGACGAGCTGGGGTAACACCAACCGGCGCATGGTCACCTGGGTGCGATTCAAAGAGCGCGACGGTGGCCAGGAATTCTACTTTCTCAATACCCATTTCGATCACCAGGTGCAGCAGGCGCGGGAGAAGAGCGCGGCCTTGGTCGTGAAGCGAGTCGACCAGTTGATGACGAAGTTGCCGATCATCCTGGTCGGCGATTTCAATGCCGCGGCCGGAAATAATCCGGCCTATGACGCACTGATCAAAGACGGCAAGTTCGCTGACTCGTGGACGGCGGCGGAAAAGCACGGGCCCGCGATCGGCACTTTCCACAATTACGCGGGATCCAAGGAAAACGGGCCTCGCATCGATTGGATCCTCACGCGCGGACCGGTTCGTGCCGTGAACACCGAGGTCGTCACGTTCTCTGACAAGGAGCAGTATCCGAGCGATCACTTCCCTGTCGTGGCGACACTACAACTGAATCCGCAATGA
- a CDS encoding neutral/alkaline non-lysosomal ceramidase N-terminal domain-containing protein, translated as MKIVFACLLAIVAFLMANSDVKAADALKVGFATADVTPDVNGPNPVWIAGYGQNRRATGVHDPLFVRAVVLNDGKKKIALAAVDVVGIQYPTTQEIRKRLEGFDYVLVSSTHNHEGPDVLGLWGPSPFKSGVDPAYLQLIVDRVVEAVKKADSAAKPATGEYGTADDPTLLRDSREPHVPDGVIRTVKVLGADKKPAGLIVQWSCHPEALGSENKLLTADFIWQTVKRLEKKYQCPVVYFSGAVGGLMTTPSNRYRDSRKIPDETFEYAEAYGNEVADLAIKAIDSAKPLELSPLAFSAKPISVPLENPLYRMAQMAGVLKREGHAWSGDFEVIGGPIKGAEGEVAAGVSEVVYLRFGQLHIAGVPGEIYPELVYGKFQDPADPNADFPEAPLEKSVTQLLPGDKIMLIGLANDELGYIIPKRQWDHTPPFAYGRKKSQYGEENSCGPLMAGVLMGALENRVKELAPANGK; from the coding sequence ATGAAGATTGTGTTCGCGTGCCTGTTGGCAATCGTTGCGTTTCTCATGGCGAACAGTGATGTGAAAGCCGCGGATGCCTTGAAGGTGGGTTTTGCCACGGCCGACGTCACGCCGGACGTCAACGGACCGAATCCCGTGTGGATCGCTGGTTACGGGCAGAACCGTCGCGCGACGGGCGTCCACGATCCCCTCTTCGTCCGCGCCGTCGTCTTGAACGATGGTAAGAAGAAGATCGCGCTGGCAGCCGTCGACGTCGTAGGCATTCAATATCCGACGACACAAGAAATCCGTAAACGACTCGAAGGTTTTGATTACGTCCTGGTTTCGAGCACGCACAATCACGAAGGGCCCGACGTGCTGGGGTTGTGGGGGCCGAGCCCGTTCAAGAGTGGCGTCGATCCCGCCTATCTGCAATTGATCGTCGATCGTGTGGTGGAAGCAGTGAAGAAGGCCGACTCGGCTGCCAAGCCGGCGACGGGCGAGTACGGCACGGCCGATGATCCCACGCTACTGCGCGACAGTCGCGAGCCGCATGTGCCGGACGGCGTCATTCGCACCGTGAAGGTTCTGGGAGCCGATAAGAAACCGGCCGGCCTGATCGTGCAATGGAGCTGCCACCCCGAGGCGCTGGGAAGCGAAAACAAGCTGCTGACGGCCGACTTCATCTGGCAGACCGTCAAACGGCTGGAAAAGAAATATCAATGCCCGGTGGTTTATTTCAGCGGCGCGGTCGGGGGCCTGATGACGACGCCATCGAACCGATATCGCGACTCGCGCAAGATTCCCGACGAGACGTTCGAATATGCCGAAGCGTATGGCAACGAAGTCGCGGACCTGGCGATCAAGGCGATCGACTCGGCCAAGCCGCTCGAGTTATCACCGCTGGCCTTCTCGGCCAAGCCGATCAGCGTGCCGCTGGAGAATCCCCTCTATCGCATGGCACAGATGGCCGGCGTGCTTAAGCGCGAGGGGCATGCCTGGAGCGGTGATTTCGAAGTCATCGGCGGGCCGATCAAGGGAGCCGAAGGCGAAGTCGCGGCCGGCGTCAGCGAGGTCGTATACTTGCGCTTCGGGCAGTTGCATATCGCCGGCGTGCCCGGGGAAATCTATCCTGAGCTGGTCTACGGCAAATTCCAGGACCCGGCCGATCCGAATGCCGACTTCCCCGAGGCGCCGCTGGAGAAGTCCGTCACGCAATTACTGCCGGGCGACAAGATCATGCTGATTGGACTGGCCAACGACGAGCTCGGCTACATCATTCCGAAGCGGCAGTGGGACCACACGCCGCCGTTCGCTTACGGCCGCAAGAAGAGCCAGTACGGCGAAGAGAACAGCTGCGGACCATTGATGGCCGGCGTGCTGATGGGAGCGCTCGAAAATCGCGTGAAGGAACTAGC